Proteins encoded together in one Candidatus Caldatribacterium sp. window:
- a CDS encoding L-threonylcarbamoyladenylate synthase type 1 TsaC, which produces VRVEILSPSRDLREAAANFFACLHRLEEERLDLIFAEPVPEVGLGRAIMDRLRKAAAKTE; this is translated from the coding sequence GTTCGGGTTGAAATCCTCTCTCCATCCCGGGACTTGAGGGAGGCAGCAGCCAATTTCTTCGCCTGTCTCCACCGCCTTGAAGAGGAGAGGCTTGACCTTATCTTTGCTGAGCCTGTGCCTGAAGTGGGTCTTGGAAGGGCTATTATGGATCGACTGAGGAAAGCCGCAGCGAAAACGGAGTGA